A genomic stretch from Setaria italica strain Yugu1 chromosome VII, Setaria_italica_v2.0, whole genome shotgun sequence includes:
- the LOC101781819 gene encoding uncharacterized protein LOC101781819: MKSSGVVLVLLLAIAMASCRLSLAATAAATHESGASIPAILGRELREFIARAGNMFRSSGADGWRAAATNATADADADAEAKNLRAVAASRRRRPARKSAGCVSAAACRKRRVICAKRCYRALRAASLTHVPSRCVVKCRKCVPTC, from the coding sequence CGGCGTCGTGCTAGTGCTCCTGCTGGCCATCGCCATGGCGAGCTGCAGGCTCTCgctcgctgccaccgccgccgccactcacGAGAGCGGCGCCAGCATTCCCGCCATCCTGGGCCGCGAGCTGCGGGAGTTCATCGCCAGGGCCGGCAACATGTTCCGGTCGTCGGGGGCTGACGGCTGGCGCGCCGCGGCCACGaacgccaccgccgacgccgacgccgacgccgaggcgaAGAACCTGCGTGCCGTGGCGGCgtcccggaggcggcggcccgcCAGGAAGTCCGCGGGCTGCGTCAGCGCCGCGGCGTGCCGGAAGAGGCGCGTGATCTGCGCCAAGAGGTGCTACCGCGCCTTGCGCGCCGCCAGCCTGACCCACGTCCCCTCCCGATGCGTCGTCAAGTGCAGGAAGTGCGTGCCCACCTGCTAG